The following DNA comes from Haloarchaeobius salinus.
GGAGGAGACGCCGCTGTACCACGGCGAGGGGATCGGCCTCTGGTTCGTCCGCTGGGCGACCGTGCTGATGGGTGGCCGTGTCGACCTCGATACGGACGAGGACGGCGTATGCCTCTCGTTCCCGCGTGTCGACACCACGGACGACGGGACCGTCCTTCACGAAGCCTGACGCCGACGACCGCTACAGCCCGTCCTCGTCGATGTACGGCTCCTCGATCGCGCCCTCGCCCCCGATGGCGGCGCTGAGACGACGCGTCGCCAGGTCGAAGACGACGACGAGCGGCAGCAACAGCAGCTCGACCGCACGGAGCGGCCGCGCCACCCGGAGCGCCCACGCAAGCGCGTTCCCCAGCCCGTAGGATTTCGGGACGATCTCGCCGAACACGAGCACGGTGGCGCTCGCGACGACGGTCGCCAGGACCACCGCGACCCCCGTCGAGAACGACTCCACGAGTAGCGCGGTCGTGATGCTCGATATCGCGACGTTCACCACGTTGTTGCCGACGAGCAGCGTGACGAGCAGCCGGTGCGGGTCCTCCCGGAGCTCGGCGAGCTGGGCGGCCCGGCCGTCGCCCGACGCGGCGTGCTCGGTCAGCTGTTCGACCGGGAGCGAGAAGATGGCGGTCTCGCTGGAGGAGAAGAACGCACTCAGACAGACCAGTACGAGCACCGCGGCGACACCGAGCGGGACGAGGGGAAGCGCGACCATACCACCCTGTCCCGCCACACCGGGAAGAAACCCCGGTCGCCTGGGGTCGTCGACTCGCCCGTGTTCAGTCCACGATGTCGACGCCGTCGTCGCTCACGCGCACGTCGAGCAGGCTCTTGACCTCGTGGGCCATCGGCACCGGCTCGGACTCCACCCGCCGGATGACAGTCACCACGTCGACGACGTTCGCGCCGACCTCCGAAAGTGCCTCCGTGATGGCCGCGACGAACGCCCCCGTGTTCGTCAGGTCGTCGAGCACCAGCACGTCGTCGCCCGCCTCCACGTCGTTCAGGTAGAGCCGGTCGTCGCCCGCGTCGAAGCCGTACTCGCCGTCGAAGCCGTACTGCCGGTCGCGGATGACCACCAGCGGGATGTCCGAGACGAGCGACACCGCCGTCGAGACGTGCACGCCCATCGTCACCGGCGTCGCGATAACGTCAGCGTCGGCGAGGTCCGCCACCTGGCAGATGCCGTTGACGACCTCGCGGACGAGCTGCGGGTCGAGCGTCGGGATGCCGTTGCTGATGGGGTGGACCAGGTACGGGCGTCCGTCCTGTTCGATGACCGGGGCCTCGTGGACCGAGCGTTCGAGGGCGTCCATGTTGGTGGGTTGTCTGTCGGTAGCGGGTAAAACTGCGTGGATTTCCGTTCGTGGCTGTGCTCGTTGGTAGCTGAATGGAACACGTCGCACACCGTCACGCCCGTCGTTCGTCCCGCAGCCGCAGGTTCTCGTGGATGCCGAGGACGAAGGCGGGGACGACGACGATGAAGATGTGCTCTTCGAGGGGAATCCAGAGCAGTTCGACGCCGGTGCGCATGGGGATGGAGAAGACGCCGACCTCGAGGGTGTACCAGTCCCAGACGTACGCGACCGGGTAGAGCACCGCGATGGTCCGGCCGGCACGGGCGAGGGCGTCCGCACGGAACAGGAGGAGGAACGCGGCGGTGCCGAAGACGACCTCGGTCGCGAGGTAGGTCCACGGGCCGAGGACGGTGATATCCGGGAGCATGACAGGGGCTTGGGGCCGGAACGACATGGTTCCCATGGCGGTCGTAGCGGGTGTTCGGGACCGGGGGGCTGCGCACGAACCGGTGAGAATTGGCGGTATCTTCAAGACCGGTCGGGCGGAAATTACAGATGTACTATGGATATTTCTGATATTGCGACCGAGGAGTACATCGAAGTCGACGTGAAGACCCGGCTGGGGAAGGTCCGCTCCCTGTTCGAGCGGGAGAACCCGAAGGGCATCATCGTCACCCGGGATGGCGAGTACGACGCGGTTCTCACCGAGCGAGAGATAATCCAGTCCCACGTCGAGGACGACGCCAAGGTCGCGGCGCTGGTCAAGCCGAGCCGGAACGCACCGGCACCGAAGGTCGACCGCTACGAGGACATTCGGGAGACGGCACGTGTCCTCGTCGAGGGTGGTGTGAAGGTCGCGCCCGTGTTCGAGGGCGACAACCTCTGGGGTATCGTCACCGCGGACGCGATCCTCGAGGCGGTGCTCGACAACCTCGACGCGCTGGACGTCGAGCAGATCTACTCGGACGACCCCGTCACCATTCGGGAGGACGACGGGCTCGGGAAGGTCGTCAACCTCCTGCGCGAGCACGGCATCTCGCGACTGCCGGTGCTCGACGACACTGGCGGTCTGGCCGGCGTCGTCACGACCCACGACGTCGCCGATGTCGTCATCCGCGGAATGACCAAGTCGACCCGGGGCGAGCGCGCCGGCGACACCGACCGGATGCTCGACATCCCGGTCTACGACATCATGACCAGTCCGGTCCAGACGACGACGCTCGGCGAGTCCGTCGAGGATGCCGTCTCGCGGATGCTCGAGGACGACCTCGGTGGGCTGGTCGTCGTCGACGCCGAGTCCGACGACCGGGTCGTCGGCGTCGTCACCAAGACCGACGTGCTGCGCGCGCTGACGTTCACCGAGGAGGAGCACATGGACGTCCAGATCACCAACATCTCGCTGCTGGACACGCTCTCCCGCGAGGAGATCCGCGACTCGCTGACGGACGTGCTCGACAAGTACCAGAAGATGCAGGTGATGCACGTCCACGTCCGCTTCCAGCAGCACAAGGAGAAGCTCCGTGGCACGCCGCTGATCTACTCCCAGATCCGGGTGCGCACGAGCAACGGTCAGGTCGCCGGCTCCGGCGAGGGCTACGGTGCCGAGAGCGCGTTCCGCGTCGCACTCGACAAGCTCGAGCGTAACGTACTGGAGATGAAGAACTACCGGTCCGACGAGGAGTACCGCGGCCAGCTCGCCCGGAAGCTCAACGAGCTGTAGGGCGGCCCGTGCGGGGCTGACCGCCCCACTTCGACAGTTACAGCTCGGTCGCCGCGATCCCGGAATCCGTTATCTCGAACTGTATCGACTCACCGGCGGGTTTGGCTCGATGTTTCTCGAGCGTCGCACGTCGGTTCCCGCCGCGGAACCGGTCGATGCGGACGACGGTCCCCATCCAGTGCTCGAGCGTGTTGCCGCCCAGCGCGCGCGTTCGGTCGCTGTCGGGGTCGCTGAACACCTGGTTCGTCAGGAGCACGGCGAACTCGTGCCGGCGCGCGAGCGACAGCAGGTGGGTCACCTGCCGGCCGACCTTCCGGAGCGCGTCGCCGGCCTCGCCGTCCTCGCCGCGCTTGAGTCGGTAGAAGCCGGTCGCGGAGTCCACCACCACGAGGTCGGCGCGTTCGGCGAACCCATCCACGTCGCGGACGGCCTCCTCCTGCTCCTCGAAGTCGAGCGCCTCCTCGACGACGATGCGGTCCGTGATGTCTCCGAGTTCCTCGTCGGAGCGCTCGGCGCGGGCGCTCGCGACCTGCTCGAACCGGTCGAGCGACAGCCCCTCGGTGTCGACGTAGACGACGGTGCCGCCCCGTGCGGCCGTCTCGACGGCGGTCACCAGCGCGACGTTGGTCTTGCCGGCCGCGGGCGGGCCGTACACCTGCGAGACGGTGCCGCGCTCGAAGCCGCCCCCGAGGAGTTCGTCGAGCGGCTCGTACCCGGTGGTGATGCTCTCGGTCACGTCTCCCCCTGGGTCGGCTCCGGATAAAAGTCCACGGAAGGGATTAAGCCCGCCCGCACGGAAGTTCGGACAGTGATAGTGGTCGCGACGGCGGACTTCGAGCTGTACCACGAGGTCGTCACGGAACTGCGGGACCGCGGGGTGACGTTCACGACCGTCGAGCCGGGCGACCCGCTCCCCGAGGGGACCGACGTGGTCCTCGTCGGCGACGACGAGGAGTTCGAGGTGGCTGCCACAGCGGCCGACGAGCCCGTCCCGAGCGTGCACGTCGTCCACGCCTCGCCCGACGAGCCGCGACGCGCGGTCGACGCAGCACTCGCGTACCTGCGGGGCGGCGAGGGACGGACCGTCGTCGGCGTCGACCCCGGACGCAAGCCAGGTATCGCGGTGCTGGCCGGCGACACGGTCGTCGCGGCGTTCCAGGTGCCACGCGACGACGCGGTGGCGGTCGTCGAGGCCGAGGTGGCCGACGCGGCGGACCCCGTCGTCCGGGTCGGCGACGGCGCGCGGCTCGACGGCGCGGCCATCGTGAACGAGCTGGAGGACGTGCGCGTCGAACTCGTCGACGAGACGGGAACGACGCCGTACCTCGGGACCGGTGCGCGCGGGATGGGTGACGTGCTCGCGGCGGTGAACATCGCCCGGATGGAGGGGGAGGTCGTCGAGGAACGGGCGGTCGAGCCGACGGCCGGCGAGCTGCAGGTCATCAAGGACCGCTCGCGCGAGCAGTCCGCGGAGAACCGGGCCATCGACGAGGTGCTCGCGCGCCGGGTCGCCGCTGGCGAGTTGAGCATCGCGGAGGCGCTGGAACGGCACGGCGAGTCGGACGAGGAGTGAGAGCGGTCGTCGGAGCAGGTAGCAGGAGGGCCGGTCCTCGTGGAGCCCCCCAGCTCCACGGTGCCGGCGGTCGTTTCGCGGCGTGGTGGAACTCGTTACCGGGCGGTCCAGTCGCAGTCCGAGCAGGCCGGCACGCCCTGGACGTTGACGAGGTCGCCGGTGCAGGACGGGCAGTCGGTGGTCACGGCGACGCCGCCGTCGGCGACGGCGGTCGGCGTCCCGTCGGTCGTCTCGGGCGTGTCCTCGACGGGCTCTGCGTCCCGCCACATGCCGAAGTTGAACGGGTGGTGGTCGTAGATTGTCTCCCTCTCCCCGGTGGTGTCGTTCTCGGTGGGCATGGTCTCGTGCCTATCAGGAAAACGTGCGCGCATCCCATATAAGGTTAGCTGACTCAATGTATATACGGCTAAAGAGTATTAATACAGGATAAGGCTCGAGACGATATGCCTATGTGTGCCACATATTTTCACGGGAGGGAGGTCGACGGCGCGGAGCCCCGGGAGGTCGGGAGGGTTTAGGGGCAAGTGGCACGAATCCAGACGTGCTAGCATGGAACATGTCGTGTCGCCGACGGGCGCACAGCCCCCGGTAGCAAAAGACATATCGGGCCACGAACCGGAGTGGTCACCATCCCCGTAGCCTGAATCATGAACGAAGTTCAACTGGAGGTTGCCAAGGCGTACCCGAACGACTCGGGGCGCGGTATCGCCAGGCTCGACCCGGATACGCTGTTACATCTGAAGTTGAGCCCCGGCGACATCATCGAGATCGAGGGTGCAGACACCACCGCGGCCAAGGTGTGGCGTGCGGACCGGCAGGACTGGAACACCGACACGGTGCGCATCGACGGGTTCACCCGTCAGAACGCTGACGTTGGAATCGGCGAACGGGTGACGATCCGGAAGGCGGAGGCGACGAAGGCGGAGACGCTCGTGCTCGCCCCGCCCGAGGAGGCGTCGGTGCAGTTCGGCTCCGACGCGGCCGGCATGGTCAAGCGGCAGATACTGAAGCGGCCGGTCGTCGAGCGCGACATCGTCCCGGTGATGTCGAGCACGAACCACCCCTTCATGCGCTCGCCCGGACAGGCCATCCCGCTCATCGCCGTCGAGACGGAGCCCGAGGGCGTCGTCCTCATCACCGAGGACACCGAGGTCGAGCTGCGCGAGGAGCCCATCTCGGGCTTCGAGAAGACCGGCGGCGGCATCACGTACGAGGACATCGGCGGACTCCAGGGCGAGATACAGCGGGTCCGCGAGATGGTCGAGCTGCCGATGAAGCACCCCCAGATCTTCAAGAAGCTCGGCATCGAGCCGCCCCAGGGGGTGCTGCTCCACGGGCCGCCCGGCACGGGCAAGACGCTGCTCGCGAAGGCGGTCGCCAACGAGACCTCCGCCAGCTTCTTCTCCATCGCCGGCCCGGAGATCATCTCGAAGTACTACGGCGAGTCCGAGCAACAGCTCCGCGAGATATTCGAGGACGCGAGCGAGGAGTCGCCCTCCATCATCTTCATCGACGAGCTCGACTCCATCGCGCCCAAGCGCGAGGACGTGACCGGCGAGGTCGAGCGCCGCGTCGTCGCCCAGCTGCTGACGATGATGGACGGCCTCGAGGCCCGCGGACAGGTCATCGTCATCGCGGCGACGAACCGCGTCGACTCCGTCGACCCCGCCCTCCGTCGCCCCGGCCGGTTCGACCGCGAGATAGAGATCGGCGTCCCCGACGAGGTGGGCCGCGAGGAGATCCTCCAGATCCACACGCGCGGCATGCCGCTGTCGGACGACGTGAACCTCTCCCACCTCGCCGACGAGACCCACGGCTTCGTCGGTGCGGACATCGAGAGCCTGACGAAGGAGGCCGCGATGAAGGCCCTGCGCCGGTACCTCCCCGAGATCGACCTCGACGAGGAGGACATCCCGCCGAGCCTCATCGACCGGATGATAGTCAAGCGCCAGGACTTCCGCGGCGCGCTCAACGAGGTCGAGCCGAGCGCGATGCGCGAGGTGCTCGTCGAGCTCCCGAAGATCACCTGGGACGACGTCGGCGGCCTGCAGGACGCCAAGGACAACATCGAGGAGTCCATCGAGTGGCCGCTGAACCAGGCCGAGAAGTTCCAGCGGATGGGCATCGACCCGCCGAAGGGCGTCCTGCTGTACGGCCCGCCCGGCACCGGGAAGACGCTGATGGCGAAGGCGGTCGCCAACGAGACGAACGCGAACTTCATCAGCGTCCGTGGCCCGCAGCTGCTCTCGAAGTGGGTCGGCGAGTCCGAGAAGGCCATCCGGCAGACGTTCCGGAAGGCCCGGCAGGTCGCCCCGACGGTCATCTTCTTCGACGAGCTCGACTCGCTCGCGCCCGGCCGGGGCGGCGAGATGGGGTCGAACGTCTCCGAGCGCGTCGTCAACCAGCTCCTGACCGAGCTCGACGGGCTGGAGGAGATGGGTGACGTGATGGTCATCGGCGCGACCAACCGCCCGGACATGATCGACCCGGCGCTCATCCGCTCGGGCCGGTTCGACCGCCTCGTGATGGTGGGCCAGCCCGACGTGGAGGGTCGCGAGCAGATCCTCAAGATCCACACGGAGGACACGCCGCTCGCGACCGACGTGAGCCTGCGCGAGCTCGCCGAGCTCACCGACGGCTACGTCGGCTCCGACCTGGAGTCCATCGCCCGCGAGGCCGCCATCGAGGCGCTGCGCGAGGACGAGGACGCCGAGGCCGTCGACATGCGCCACTTCCGCTCGGCCATGGAGAACGTCCGCCCGACCATCACCGAGGACATCCTCGACTACTACGAGCAGATGGAGGACGAGTTCAAGGGCGGCACCGCCGACGTCGGCCAGGACCGCCGCGGCGGCCGCATCGGCTTCCAGTAGTCCCGGTCCGGGTTTCCATCTCGTCCTTTGGTGTGTCCCCGTCAGTGACACGGGTGTCGACACTCGGAAGCCCTGGATCTCTCGGTTCCCGGTCCTCGTTCCTGCGGTCCCTGGCTCCCAACCGCGGTCGTCCCGCGTTCCCGTTCGCATCGCGGCTCTCACTCGCTAGCGCGCGTCGAGCCAGGCGGCGGACCACATCGCCGAGCGAACAGTCACAGATACGCCGACAGCGCGGCGTCCCGCCGCTCTCCGAGGTACCGGTCGACACGGTCGTGGTCCCAGCCGAGCGGGGAGACGACGCTGACGGCGGCCCGGGTCGCGAGGTCGGCGTAGAAGTCGGCGTCGTAGCTCTCGGGCGACTCGAGCGCGAGGCGAACGCGCTCTGTGGTCCGGCCGGCGTCGTCGTCGACCACGACGAACCTGACGGGCTGGCCGGGGTGGCGGTCGACGCCGTGCTGTTCGTACCGCCGGAGCGCGCCGACGGTGCGGGTCTCCTGGGTGTACTCGCCGGGGCGCTTGCCCACCCGTTTCGTGACGACGAGGTCGGCGGGGGCGACCCGGTCCGCGTGGAGGTCGAGCAGGTGCGTCCGCAGGCGGTCGACGACCGGTTCGGGCGCGCGCTCGGTGTCGAGGACCTCGAGCAGGTCGCGCTGGCAGTCGGCGACCCACTCGGGCGTCGACCGCTGGCGGGCCTCGATGCCCCGCAGTTTGAACGAGCCGTCGTCGGCCCGGCCGACGTAGCGGGTGAGCGCGCCGGCCTGGGTCCCCCGGCGGGGGACGAACGCCACCCAGTCGTAGTGGGCCTCGTGTTCGAGCCGGATGCCGGCGTCGTCGGTGATCCGCGCGGCCACCGTGTCCAGCGGTTCCTGCTCGGCACCCTCCCGTGGGGTCACCCACAGCGAGTCGACGATGGCGTGGGCGACGTGCCAGCCAGCCCGCTCCAGTTCGGCCTTGGCGTCGAGCAGCACCTCGCGTGCGAACGCGTTGATGGTCTCGTGGCACTCGATGCGGCCGAACTTGGCGTTCCGGTAGCCCTGGTAGCCGAAGCAGGAGACGAGCACCCACTTGATGGCGGCCGACCTGGCGGCGAGCCCGTCGTCGTCCACGTCGCCGGCGTCGTCACCGACGGACAGGGCGGCGAGCCGTTCCTTGAAATCGGCCCGGTCGTCGAGCAGCGGCGCGAGCACGTCCGGGAGGAACCCCGGCTCGTCGCAGACGGCGTAGCCGAGACCGGGCACGTCGTCGCGGTCGCCGTGGCAGTCGCAGCCGACCGTCTCGGGGCTGACGTTGTGCTCGCGGATGACGTTCGGGTACAGCGACGCGAAGTCCAGCTCGTGGACGTCCTCGTGGAGCCCCACCTCGGGCGAGAGGGTGACGCCGCCGCGGTCGGCGGCATGGAGCGTCCGCGCGGGCTTGAACGACTCGGGCTCCCACTTGTTCCAGGGGACGAGTACCCCGCGTGCCAGGGCCTCCCGGCTCTGCATCGCGGTGAGGACGGTGCCGATGCTCGCCCACGCGGTCTCCTGCAGCGGTCGCCACGAGCGCTCGACCATGTAGCGCAGGCCCGCGAGGCTGGACTCGTTCCAGAGGAAGCTGGAGCCGGTGACGACGATGGCCCGTCCGGGGACCGCGTACCGGGCGGGCGAGTGCCCGACCCGCCCGTAGCTCTCGTAGGTGTTCTCGCCCGCCAGCCGGGTCCAGCCCGGTCGCCGTCCGAGCTCGAGGTCGACGCCGTGCTCGTCGGCGGCCGCAGCCAGCGTCGGGACGAGGTCGGCGTGCGAGAGGAGGAGTACGTCGGGGTCGACGTGGGCGAGCCGGCGGGCGAGCGTCCGCAGGGCTGCACCGGGCGTTCCGCCCGCCGGCTCGCCGTCGACACGGATCTCCGCCACGCGGCCGTGGGCCAGCGCCGCCTCGTCGATGTCGATGCGGAGTGTTCGAAGGGGGTCGGTCGGCACCGGCGAGGTGTCCGTCTCGACGCAGTACCGGAAC
Coding sequences within:
- a CDS encoding type B DNA-directed DNA polymerase, with the translated sequence MFALDFQADRVVEWHRDGDGVVAVENTDYHPTLYVAGPDDARADLAAALEADPKVVGTATAEWRLDLHADAPEPVLRVDCERVSEVRTLANEIRHHHERGSHAPGTFRLFDVDFAPGFRYCVETDTSPVPTDPLRTLRIDIDEAALAHGRVAEIRVDGEPAGGTPGAALRTLARRLAHVDPDVLLLSHADLVPTLAAAADEHGVDLELGRRPGWTRLAGENTYESYGRVGHSPARYAVPGRAIVVTGSSFLWNESSLAGLRYMVERSWRPLQETAWASIGTVLTAMQSREALARGVLVPWNKWEPESFKPARTLHAADRGGVTLSPEVGLHEDVHELDFASLYPNVIREHNVSPETVGCDCHGDRDDVPGLGYAVCDEPGFLPDVLAPLLDDRADFKERLAALSVGDDAGDVDDDGLAARSAAIKWVLVSCFGYQGYRNAKFGRIECHETINAFAREVLLDAKAELERAGWHVAHAIVDSLWVTPREGAEQEPLDTVAARITDDAGIRLEHEAHYDWVAFVPRRGTQAGALTRYVGRADDGSFKLRGIEARQRSTPEWVADCQRDLLEVLDTERAPEPVVDRLRTHLLDLHADRVAPADLVVTKRVGKRPGEYTQETRTVGALRRYEQHGVDRHPGQPVRFVVVDDDAGRTTERVRLALESPESYDADFYADLATRAAVSVVSPLGWDHDRVDRYLGERRDAALSAYL
- a CDS encoding lycopene cyclase domain-containing protein; translated protein: MLPDITVLGPWTYLATEVVFGTAAFLLLFRADALARAGRTIAVLYPVAYVWDWYTLEVGVFSIPMRTGVELLWIPLEEHIFIVVVPAFVLGIHENLRLRDERRA
- a CDS encoding CNNM domain-containing protein; its protein translation is MVALPLVPLGVAAVLVLVCLSAFFSSSETAIFSLPVEQLTEHAASGDGRAAQLAELREDPHRLLVTLLVGNNVVNVAISSITTALLVESFSTGVAVVLATVVASATVLVFGEIVPKSYGLGNALAWALRVARPLRAVELLLLPLVVVFDLATRRLSAAIGGEGAIEEPYIDEDGL
- a CDS encoding adenine phosphoribosyltransferase; its protein translation is MDALERSVHEAPVIEQDGRPYLVHPISNGIPTLDPQLVREVVNGICQVADLADADVIATPVTMGVHVSTAVSLVSDIPLVVIRDRQYGFDGEYGFDAGDDRLYLNDVEAGDDVLVLDDLTNTGAFVAAITEALSEVGANVVDVVTVIRRVESEPVPMAHEVKSLLDVRVSDDGVDIVD
- a CDS encoding CBS domain-containing protein, with the protein product MDISDIATEEYIEVDVKTRLGKVRSLFERENPKGIIVTRDGEYDAVLTEREIIQSHVEDDAKVAALVKPSRNAPAPKVDRYEDIRETARVLVEGGVKVAPVFEGDNLWGIVTADAILEAVLDNLDALDVEQIYSDDPVTIREDDGLGKVVNLLREHGISRLPVLDDTGGLAGVVTTHDVADVVIRGMTKSTRGERAGDTDRMLDIPVYDIMTSPVQTTTLGESVEDAVSRMLEDDLGGLVVVDAESDDRVVGVVTKTDVLRALTFTEEEHMDVQITNISLLDTLSREEIRDSLTDVLDKYQKMQVMHVHVRFQQHKEKLRGTPLIYSQIRVRTSNGQVAGSGEGYGAESAFRVALDKLERNVLEMKNYRSDEEYRGQLARKLNEL
- a CDS encoding CDC48 family AAA ATPase is translated as MNEVQLEVAKAYPNDSGRGIARLDPDTLLHLKLSPGDIIEIEGADTTAAKVWRADRQDWNTDTVRIDGFTRQNADVGIGERVTIRKAEATKAETLVLAPPEEASVQFGSDAAGMVKRQILKRPVVERDIVPVMSSTNHPFMRSPGQAIPLIAVETEPEGVVLITEDTEVELREEPISGFEKTGGGITYEDIGGLQGEIQRVREMVELPMKHPQIFKKLGIEPPQGVLLHGPPGTGKTLLAKAVANETSASFFSIAGPEIISKYYGESEQQLREIFEDASEESPSIIFIDELDSIAPKREDVTGEVERRVVAQLLTMMDGLEARGQVIVIAATNRVDSVDPALRRPGRFDREIEIGVPDEVGREEILQIHTRGMPLSDDVNLSHLADETHGFVGADIESLTKEAAMKALRRYLPEIDLDEEDIPPSLIDRMIVKRQDFRGALNEVEPSAMREVLVELPKITWDDVGGLQDAKDNIEESIEWPLNQAEKFQRMGIDPPKGVLLYGPPGTGKTLMAKAVANETNANFISVRGPQLLSKWVGESEKAIRQTFRKARQVAPTVIFFDELDSLAPGRGGEMGSNVSERVVNQLLTELDGLEEMGDVMVIGATNRPDMIDPALIRSGRFDRLVMVGQPDVEGREQILKIHTEDTPLATDVSLRELAELTDGYVGSDLESIAREAAIEALREDEDAEAVDMRHFRSAMENVRPTITEDILDYYEQMEDEFKGGTADVGQDRRGGRIGFQ
- the radB gene encoding DNA repair and recombination protein RadB, with the protein product MTESITTGYEPLDELLGGGFERGTVSQVYGPPAAGKTNVALVTAVETAARGGTVVYVDTEGLSLDRFEQVASARAERSDEELGDITDRIVVEEALDFEEQEEAVRDVDGFAERADLVVVDSATGFYRLKRGEDGEAGDALRKVGRQVTHLLSLARRHEFAVLLTNQVFSDPDSDRTRALGGNTLEHWMGTVVRIDRFRGGNRRATLEKHRAKPAGESIQFEITDSGIAATEL